Proteins found in one Seonamhaeicola sp. S2-3 genomic segment:
- a CDS encoding family 43 glycosylhydrolase has protein sequence MKTAFKILKEMLVAMLLIVTSAFSQNPIVANVGLNDPHIHIFNDTAYVYASHDKSINNDKFIMENWWVWSSPDLVNWTKRSELSPKDTYIRKDYVNCWATDVAYKNGKYYWYFSEGNKQTGVVVGNSPVGPWKDVLGKPLLNSSLTPTHEYDISIFEENGEHFIIFGVWDYYIAKLHENMISLAETPKKITINNPRGPYNLDGENKKMPTDDKPFVHKYNGKYYLSWGCFYAMADNLYGPYEYKDTIIKEESFAKGYDAPTWPNGFLQGRHGSFFTWHNQWYYAYCDISQTGNRYFRDSFISYLHYKDNGEMATIRVDSLGVANYNANFSIEAEEYFKAEGVSKVENTKGGFSVEFLKKNGYIIFPNIKKLNNKTTIELEVLVNKTAKIELREANSKGKLLATCILPKNDIYAFQKRQFNIKNIEGVKSICLVFKTNDKTPLRLNRFKFKS, from the coding sequence ATGAAAACAGCATTTAAAATATTGAAAGAAATGTTAGTAGCAATGTTATTAATTGTAACCTCTGCATTTTCACAAAATCCCATTGTAGCTAATGTTGGATTAAATGATCCACACATTCATATTTTTAATGATACGGCTTACGTTTATGCATCACACGATAAGTCCATAAATAATGATAAATTTATTATGGAAAATTGGTGGGTTTGGTCATCACCAGATTTGGTTAATTGGACTAAACGAAGCGAGTTAAGTCCTAAAGATACCTATATAAGAAAAGATTATGTAAATTGTTGGGCCACAGATGTAGCATATAAAAACGGTAAATACTATTGGTATTTTTCAGAAGGAAACAAACAAACAGGCGTTGTGGTAGGAAACTCTCCTGTGGGGCCATGGAAAGATGTATTAGGGAAACCCTTGTTAAATTCATCTTTAACACCTACACACGAATACGATATAAGTATTTTTGAAGAAAATGGAGAGCATTTTATAATTTTTGGTGTTTGGGACTATTACATTGCTAAACTCCATGAGAATATGATAAGTTTAGCCGAAACACCAAAAAAAATTACTATAAACAATCCCAGAGGTCCTTATAATCTTGATGGTGAAAACAAAAAAATGCCAACAGACGATAAGCCTTTTGTACATAAATATAATGGAAAATATTATTTGTCTTGGGGATGTTTTTATGCAATGGCAGATAATCTTTATGGACCATATGAATACAAAGACACCATTATAAAAGAAGAAAGTTTTGCTAAAGGTTATGATGCCCCAACGTGGCCAAATGGCTTTTTACAAGGACGTCATGGGTCTTTTTTTACATGGCATAACCAATGGTACTATGCGTATTGCGATATTAGCCAAACTGGGAATCGATATTTTAGAGATAGCTTTATAAGTTATTTGCATTACAAGGATAATGGTGAAATGGCAACAATAAGAGTTGACAGCCTAGGAGTAGCAAACTATAATGCTAATTTTAGTATTGAAGCAGAAGAATATTTTAAGGCAGAAGGTGTAAGCAAAGTAGAAAATACTAAAGGAGGATTTTCCGTAGAGTTCCTGAAAAAAAACGGATATATTATTTTTCCAAATATTAAAAAATTAAATAATAAAACAACTATAGAGTTAGAAGTGTTGGTTAATAAAACTGCTAAAATTGAATTAAGAGAAGCTAATTCCAAAGGAAAGCTTCTAGCAACTTGTATTTTACCTAAAAACGATATTTATGCATTTCAAAAAAGACAATTCAATATAAAAAACATAGAAGGTGTTAAATCCATTTGTTTAGTATTTAAAACCAATGATAAAACACCTTTAAGGTTAAATAGATTTAAATTTAAAAGTTAA
- a CDS encoding glycoside hydrolase family 3 N-terminal domain-containing protein — MKKLFYLILVALGILYNACGNKSTTSKDYKDASLSIDERVDALLPLMSLEEKVAQMRIFHANIGVKHDKDGKLQLSDRVIKKLKLGIAGIKNPGEHIDAVAAAKLNNELQKYIIENNRWGIPALFVTESYNGVDAEGCTKFGRPMTSAASFNPDLVRRQWDVVGKEARLRGMHMCHSPEADIVRDPRFGRMSEAFGEDTYLTTQMVKNAIIGVQGNYEGLGNGTHIGAVAKHFAGYGQVLGGSNFAAIEISPRTLIDEIYPPFEAAVKEAKTLGIMASHGDINGIASHGNPELLTGVLRDQWGFKGYVVSDSNDIARLHYFMHVAETPEDAARMGLEAGIDIDLYAEDSYAYLPEMVKKNPELEKLIDRSVRRVLRTKFILGLFDNPYIDIEEVKKGVRAQSSLELAKESDLESIILLKNEDKTLPLSKDKTLKVALLGPLLKENTKEMFESVAGSNVKFIAQKGFQLTNQKGGAPELLERDPKAIASLVNKARSADVSILFLGGDEYTSKEAYFSNSTLGDRATIDPVGPQDELVEKIKALGKPVIVVLKHRRTLSINVIAEQADAILDTWDLSEFGDESTARIIFGEVSPSGKSPVTIPRSIGQIPFHYSMKEINYKKEYLFLGKGPLYPFGHGLSYVDFEYSDISISNKELTPNTELQVSVKVTNKGNMKAKEVVQMYIKDEIGSVTRPDKELKGFEKIELNPGETKTVSFKITPKMLEFTGLKMEKVLEAGDYTVMVGTSSQDYLETKFKLKK, encoded by the coding sequence ATGAAGAAACTATTTTATTTAATACTAGTAGCGCTAGGTATATTATATAATGCCTGTGGAAATAAAAGTACAACATCAAAAGATTACAAAGACGCTTCTTTGTCAATAGACGAGCGTGTCGATGCTTTGTTACCTTTAATGTCTTTAGAAGAAAAGGTAGCGCAAATGCGAATTTTTCATGCCAATATAGGGGTTAAGCATGATAAGGACGGAAAATTACAACTTTCCGATAGGGTTATTAAAAAATTAAAATTAGGTATTGCTGGAATTAAAAACCCAGGCGAACATATTGATGCAGTAGCTGCAGCTAAACTTAATAATGAACTTCAAAAATATATTATAGAAAACAATCGTTGGGGAATTCCAGCCTTGTTTGTAACAGAATCTTACAATGGTGTAGATGCAGAAGGGTGTACTAAGTTTGGTCGCCCTATGACATCTGCAGCATCATTTAATCCAGACTTAGTGCGCAGGCAATGGGATGTAGTGGGTAAAGAAGCGCGTTTAAGAGGTATGCATATGTGCCACTCACCTGAAGCAGATATTGTTCGTGACCCACGTTTTGGTCGTATGAGTGAAGCTTTTGGAGAAGATACCTATTTAACAACACAAATGGTTAAAAACGCTATTATTGGAGTTCAAGGAAATTACGAAGGATTAGGAAATGGTACGCATATTGGTGCAGTAGCCAAACATTTTGCGGGGTACGGACAAGTTCTAGGAGGTTCTAACTTTGCGGCTATAGAAATTTCACCAAGAACTTTAATAGATGAAATTTATCCACCATTTGAAGCAGCTGTAAAAGAAGCAAAAACCTTAGGTATTATGGCATCACATGGCGATATTAACGGTATTGCAAGCCATGGAAATCCAGAATTATTAACAGGGGTTTTACGAGATCAATGGGGGTTTAAAGGTTATGTAGTTTCAGATTCTAACGATATTGCACGTTTACATTATTTTATGCATGTGGCCGAAACACCAGAAGATGCAGCACGCATGGGCTTAGAGGCAGGTATTGATATCGATTTATATGCCGAAGATTCTTATGCTTATCTTCCAGAAATGGTGAAGAAAAACCCAGAGTTAGAAAAGTTAATTGATAGATCTGTACGTCGTGTATTAAGAACAAAATTTATTTTAGGCCTTTTTGATAACCCATATATCGATATTGAAGAAGTAAAGAAAGGTGTTAGAGCCCAATCGTCTTTAGAGCTTGCTAAAGAATCAGATTTAGAATCTATCATTTTATTGAAAAATGAGGATAAGACTTTACCGCTTTCAAAAGACAAAACTTTAAAAGTAGCATTGTTAGGCCCACTATTAAAGGAGAATACAAAAGAGATGTTTGAGTCTGTTGCTGGTTCAAATGTGAAATTCATTGCTCAAAAAGGGTTTCAATTAACAAACCAAAAAGGAGGTGCTCCAGAACTTTTAGAAAGAGATCCAAAAGCTATAGCAAGTTTAGTTAACAAAGCAAGGTCTGCAGATGTATCAATATTATTTTTAGGTGGTGATGAGTACACTTCAAAAGAAGCGTATTTTAGTAACAGTACTTTAGGAGACCGTGCTACCATCGATCCTGTTGGTCCACAAGACGAATTGGTAGAAAAAATTAAAGCCTTAGGAAAACCAGTAATTGTGGTTTTAAAACATAGAAGAACGTTGTCAATTAACGTGATTGCAGAACAAGCCGATGCTATTTTAGATACTTGGGATTTAAGTGAGTTTGGAGATGAATCTACTGCTAGGATAATTTTTGGAGAAGTCTCACCATCAGGAAAATCACCAGTAACAATTCCAAGGTCTATAGGGCAAATTCCATTTCACTACAGTATGAAGGAGATTAACTATAAAAAAGAATATTTGTTTTTAGGCAAAGGCCCACTTTACCCATTCGGTCATGGTTTAAGTTATGTTGATTTTGAATATTCTGATATATCTATTTCTAACAAAGAATTAACCCCAAATACAGAACTCCAAGTTAGCGTAAAAGTAACCAACAAGGGCAATATGAAAGCTAAAGAAGTGGTGCAAATGTATATAAAAGATGAAATAGGTTCAGTTACACGACCTGATAAAGAGTTAAAGGGTTTTGAGAAAATAGAATTAAATCCAGGAGAAACTAAAACAGTATCATTTAAAATAACGCCTAAAATGCTAGAATTTACAGGACTTAAAATGGAGAAAGTCTTAGAAGCAGGAGACTACACAGTCATGGTAGGCACATCATCACAAGACTATTTAGAAACAAAATTTAAACTAAAAAAATAA
- a CDS encoding Gfo/Idh/MocA family protein, which yields MNSNSVNWGIIGCGDVAEVKSGPAFQKAKRSALLFVMRRNEEKLKDFAKRHHVPNFTTNASELINDKSVNAIYIATPPSSHLQYALQAIQAGKNVYLEKPMVLNTKEANQLSKALKNSTSKVTVAHYRRCLPLFVKVKQLLESNILGKVSSAEISIAQSKRTSLIAKTDVNWRINPKVSGGGYFHDIAPHQLDLMYYYFGDIAKIKRGFIKANEFTNDVVRGEVMFKNKVQFKGSWNFDAVKDNDSCIIKGDNGSIIFSFYGNKITLNVNEKSEQYSFKSPIHVQQPMIEKTVGYFLEENQNPCSVEEATVVTQIMDEFCGIE from the coding sequence ATGAATTCAAATAGCGTTAATTGGGGAATTATTGGTTGTGGTGATGTTGCCGAAGTAAAAAGTGGACCAGCTTTTCAAAAAGCAAAAAGGTCTGCTTTGTTGTTTGTAATGCGTAGAAATGAAGAAAAATTAAAAGATTTTGCTAAAAGACATCATGTACCTAATTTTACAACTAATGCCTCAGAATTGATTAACGATAAAAGCGTTAATGCAATTTATATAGCAACACCGCCTTCTTCGCATTTACAATATGCCTTACAAGCTATTCAAGCAGGGAAAAATGTGTATTTAGAAAAACCTATGGTACTAAATACTAAAGAAGCTAATCAACTTTCAAAAGCTTTAAAAAATAGCACTTCTAAAGTTACAGTAGCTCATTATCGTAGGTGTTTACCATTGTTTGTTAAGGTTAAGCAGTTATTAGAATCTAATATATTAGGTAAGGTGTCTTCAGCCGAAATTAGCATTGCTCAATCAAAACGTACAAGCCTTATAGCTAAAACAGATGTGAATTGGAGAATTAATCCAAAAGTGTCTGGTGGAGGCTACTTTCATGATATAGCTCCACATCAATTAGATTTAATGTACTACTATTTTGGAGATATTGCTAAAATAAAAAGAGGTTTTATTAAAGCCAATGAGTTTACCAATGATGTTGTAAGAGGGGAGGTAATGTTTAAAAATAAAGTCCAATTTAAAGGAAGTTGGAATTTTGATGCGGTAAAAGATAATGATAGCTGCATTATTAAGGGAGACAACGGTTCAATTATATTTTCATTTTACGGTAATAAAATAACATTAAATGTTAATGAAAAATCAGAACAATATAGCTTTAAAAGCCCCATTCATGTACAACAGCCCATGATTGAGAAAACAGTAGGTTATTTTTTAGAAGAAAATCAAAACCCTTGCTCAGTTGAAGAAGCTACAGTAGTTACTCAAATTATGGATGAATTTTGCGGAATAGAATAG